The Thermus hydrothermalis nucleotide sequence GAAGGTGAACACCGACTTTAACCCGGGGCTTGCCGCCCGGTACGGGGTGAGGAGCATCCCCACCCTGGTGCTCTTCCAACGAGGCCACCCGGTGGCCACCTGGGTGGGGGCAAGCCCCAAGCGGGTCCTGGTGGAGCGCCTTAAGCCCTACCTGGCCTGAAGGAGGTGGAAGATGCTGGAAAAGCTTTGGCCCTTTGGCAAGAACCGGGTGCGCAAGGCCTTTGAAGAGGCCCTGGAGAAGGCCTTCCAGGAAACCGAGGTTTTGGAACCCCTCTCCGAGCTGGAGGAGCACGAGGACCACTACCTCCTCCGGGTGGAGGTGCCCGGGCTCGGCCCCGAGAACCTCGAGGTGCGCCTGGAGGGGGACCAGCTCGTGGTGGAGGGGGAGAAGCGGGAGGAAAAGCGCACCAAGCACCTGGCGGAAATCGTCTACGGCAGGATCTACCGCGCTTACCTCCTGCCCAAGGACGCCAAGAAGGAGGGCATTGAGGCCCGCCTCCGCAAGGGGGTGTTGGAGGTGAGGATCCCGCGGGAAAAGCGCCCCGCCGAGCCCCCGGTGAAGATCCCCGTGAAGGAGGCCTAGAGGGTGCCCCGCCTCCCACGGCGGGGCCTTCTTTTATCAACTAACTTGACAAGCACATGCGCAATTCTTTACCATGACACACGGAGGGATGGCTATGCTGATGAAAGTAGCCGAGTTTGAGAAGCTTTTCCGCCTGGCCGCAGGCCTGGACGTGGACAAAAACGACCTCAAGCGGCTTTCCGATTTCCTCAGGAACAAGCTCTACGACCTCTTGGTGGTGGCCGAAAGGAACGCCAAGTACAACGGGCGGGACATCATCTTTGAACCCGACCTGCCCGTGACCAAGGGCCTCCAGGAAACCCTTAGGGCGTTCCGCCAAATGGACACCCAGCTGGAGCTCAAGCCCGTCCTGGACGCCCTAGCCGCTTTGCCGCCTCTGGACCTAGCGGTGTCGGAGGACGTGCAAAACCTCCTCCCCGAGCTCGCCGGGGCCTTGGTGGTGGCCTACGCCCGGGTGCTCAAGGAGCTGGACCCCGCCCTCAAGAACCCGGAAACCTCCCACCACGAACGGGCGGAGCGGGTCTTCAACCTCCTCCTCTAGCCATGCAGGAAGCCCTCCTCGCCCTTTACCGGAGGGCCACCCGCCTGGTCTTCAACCTGGTGGTGGTGGCCCTCCTGGTGGGCCTCTTCGTGGGGGTAGGGCGCACCTTCTTGGAGCTTGGGCTCACCCTCAGCGAGCCCACGGTGCGCCTGGGCCTGAAAGAGCTCGTTACCAACGTCCTAAGCCTGATTATCGTTCTGGAGCTAGTCCGGGTTTTTGTGGAATATTTTGAGTTTGAGCGGGTGCGCCTCGAGGTCCTCCTGGAGATCGGCGTGGCCCTAGCCCTAAGGGAGCTCCTCCTCCTGCTCTTTGCGGAGAAGATAGGGGGGCTAGACCTCTTCCTCTGGGCCCTGGGAATCCTCGCCCTGGTGGCGGGGCGCACCCTGGCCGTCCAGTTTTCCCCAAGGAGGGCGCGATGAAGGTGGAAGAAGTGGTGCTTCCTGGCGTAGGGCGCAAGTTCACCGTCACCGTGGGCAGTGGGGACCGGCTCGTCATCGTGGTCCACCACTCGGGCAAGCGGGAACTCCAGTACTTTGAGGCCGGGGAGGAGGACGAGCCCACCGCCACCCTGGACCTCACCGACGAGGAGGCCCGGGAACTCGGGGCCATCCTGGCCGGGGTCCTCTTCCACCCCGAGGCGGTGGGGGATACCCAGAGCAAGCTGGGGGCCAAGGTCATTGAGTGGATCAAGGTCCTCCCCGGCTCGAAGCTTGCCGGTCGCAAGGTGGGAGAGCTTCCCTTGCCGCCCGGAGCCCACCTCCTGGCCGTGGACCGGCCCGGGGCTCCCTTGATCCCCAACCCGGACCCCGAAGTGATGTTGGAGGTGGGGGACACCCTGGTGGTAGCGGGAAGCCGCGAGGCGGTGGAAGCCTTGAAGAGGAGCCTCTGATGCACCCCTCGGTGGAGGCCTTCGCCCTAGCCGCAGGGCTTCTCGCCCTGGGGGCAGCCCTGGTGCACCGCTTTGGCTTTCCTCCCCTTCCCGTCTACCTCCTCACAGGGCTTGCGGTGGGGGAAGGGCTTCCCGTGGAGGAGCTAGAGCCCCTGCCCTCCTTGGGGCTATTGCTCCTCCTCTTCTCCGTGGGCTTGGAGTTTGGACCAGACCGCCTTAGGGAGCTTTCCGGCAAGGCCACCCGGGCCGGGCTTTACGACGCCTTGGCCCTGCCCCTGGGGTTTCTCCTGGGGCTTCTCGCCGGGCTTGACCTGCGGGGGGCCGCCCTTTTGGCGGGGGTCATTTACATAAGCTCCAGCGCCGTCATCGTCAAGCTCATCATTGACCTGCGCCGGGCCGCCAACCCGGAAAGCGAGGTGGTCCTGGGGGTCTTGGTGCTGGAGGACCTGGTGGTGGCCTTCCTCCTCGCCCTCTTGGGCGGACACGGGGCAGCGGGCTTCCTGGGCGGGATCGCCCTCGCCACCCTTTACCTCCTCTTCGCCCGGTACTTGGGCCCGAGGCTTGTCCGGTTTATGGAGGGGCTTTCCGATGAGCTGGTCCTCCTCCTGGGCGCCGCCTTCACCGCCGGCACCGCCCTTCTCTTCCACGCCGTGGGCGCTTCCGAAGGCGTGGGGGCCTTCCTCTCCGGGGTCATCGCCGCTGGCCTTGGCCTTAGGGAAAGGCTAGAGCACCTCTTTGGCCCCGTGAGGGACCTGGGGGTGGCCCTTTTCTTCCTGGTGGTGGGGGCCGAGGCCCTGAAGCTCCTTAAGGGGCTTAGCCCCTTGGCGGTGGGGCTTGTGGTCCTGGGGCTTTTCCTCAAGCTCCCCCTCAACCACCTGGGCGGGGCCCAGGCCGGGCTTGGCCGCAAGCGGCGGCTCTATAGCGCCCTTTACCTGGTGCCCCGGGGCGAGTTCAACCTGGTCCTGGGAAGCCTGGCCCTGGCCCAAGGCTACCCCTTGGTGGCCCAGGTGGCGGTGCTTTTGGTGCTTCTCTCCATCCCCTTGGGGGCCCTCCTCATCCGCTACGCCCCGGAGCTGGGCGAACGCCTCTACCCAAGGGCCCCCAGGCCCAGGCGGGTAAGCTCCTAGGCCCGGATAGGGGCCTTGGGAAAGGCTTAGACTGGTAAACTCCTCCTTGGAGGTCACCTATGGACATTTTCTTCCAGCTTTTCTGGCTCTTCTTTATCCTCTCGGCCCTCTCCCCCTACTTCCAACAGCAGATGCTCTTGGGGGCCAGGGCCCGCAAGATCGCCGAGCTGGAGAGGAAGCGGGGTAGCCGGGTCATCACCCTCATCCACCGCCAGGAGGCGGTGAGCTTCTTGGGCATCCCCATCAGCCGCTTCATCAACATTGACGACTCCGAGCAGGTCCTCCGGGCCATCCGCCTCACGGACAAGAACATGCCCATTGACCTCATCCTCCACACCCCAGGGGGCCTGGTCCTGGCGGCGGAGCAGATCGCCGAGGCCCTTCTGCGCCACCCGGCCAAGGTAACCGTCTTCGTCCCCCACTACGCCATGTCGGGGGGTACCCTCATCGCCCTGGCCGCCGACGAGATCGTCATGGACGAAAACGCCGTACTAGGCCCCGTGGACCCCCAGCTCGGCCAGTACCCGGCGGCGAGCGTCCTCAAGGTCCTGGAAAAGAAGCCCCTCTCGGAGATTGACGACCAGACCCTCATCCTGGCGGACATAGCGGAAAAGGCCCTCAAGCAGGTGAAGGCCACGGTGAAGAACCTCCTCCTCAAGCACATGCCCGAGGAGAAGGCGGAGGAAGTGGCCCACCTCCTATCCCAAGGGACCTGGACCCACGACTACCCCATTGACGTGGCCCAGGCCAGGGGCTTGGGGCTCAACGTTTCCACGGACATGCCCCTGGAGGTCTACGAGCTCATGGACCTCTACCCTCAGGCCCAAGGCGGCAAGCCCAGCGTCCAGTACGTGCCCCTCCCCTACCGCCAGGAGCCCAAAGCCGGGAGGTCCTAAGCTTGTTTCCCCTTTACGACCTGAACCAGGCCCGCAGGCCCGCCCTGGTGGTTAAGGGGCTAGTTTTGGCCAACGCCCTGGTCTTCCTTTGGCAGCTCTCCGTGGGTCTAGAGGAAAGCGCCTACGCCCTAGGCTTCATCCCCGCCCGCTTCTTCGCCGACCCCCTGGGGGAAGGGTACCACCTTCTCACCAGCATGTTCCTCCATGGGAGCTTTTTCCACATTCTTTCCAACATGTGGTTCCTCTGGGTCTTCGGGGACAACGTGGAAGACCGCATGGGCCACGGGCGCTTCCTCCTCTTCTACCTTCTGGGCGGGGTGGCCGCTGCCCTGGCCCAGGGGCTTCTCACCCCCTTCTCCCCCGTACCCATGATAGGGGCGAGCGGGGCCGTTTCCGCGGTGCTCGGCGCCTACTACGCCCTCTTCCCCAGGGCGTACGTGGTTTCCCTGGTCCTCTTCATCTTCCCCTTGTTCGTCACCTTCCCCGCCGGGTTTTACCTGGGGTACTGGGCCTTCCTCCAGCTCATCCAGGGGCTTTTGGGCCTCCCCGGGGTGGCCTGGTGGGCCCACCTGGGAGGCTTCCTCTACGGGGTCCTCCTGGCCCCGCGCTTGGCCCGGAGGTGGCGGCGCTGGTAAACTCTGGCCCATGAAGGTAGCCGAGCTCATGACCCCAAGCCCGGATACCATCGGGCCCGAGGCCACCCTCGAGGAAGCCGCCCGGCGCATCCTGGAAAAGCGCTACGGGAGCCTTCCCGTGGTGGACCGGGAAGGATACCTCCTGGGGCTTCTCCAGGTGGAGGAGCTCCTACCCCGGCCCGAGAACATCCCCTTCTCCGACGTGGAGGCTTTGCAACTCTTTGGGGAGTGGGTAGATGAAAGCTTCCTGGAAGACATCTACCGCCGTTACCAAAAAACCCCGGTAAAGGCGGTCATGCGCACGGATATCCCCCGCGTCCACCCGGAGGACCCCGCCGGTAAAGCCCTAGGGGTCCTCCTCACCACCGAGGTGCGCCACCTCCCCGTGGTGGACCGGGAGAACAAGGTGGTGGGCATCCTCACCCGGAGCGATTTCCTCAAGCTTTTCCTAAGGAGGGGCTGATGCACGGGGCAGGGCACCTGCTCGAGGTCTTCTACCTCCTCCTCGCCGCCCAGGTCATGGCCTTCCTCTTCCGGCGGCTCAACCAGCCCGTGGTCATCGGGGAGGTCCTGGCGGGGGTACTGGTGGGACCTTCCCTCTTGGGCCTGGTGCACGAGGGGGAGATCCTGGAGTTTTTGGCCGAACTCGGGGCCATCTTCCTCCTCTTCATGGTGGGACTGGAAACCCGGCTAAGGGACATCCTGGCCGTGGGCAAGGAGGCCTTTTTGGTGGCCGTCTTGGGCGTGGCCTTTCCCTTTGTGGGGGGCTACCTCTTTGGCCTTCAAATCGGCTTCGCCACCCTCCCCTCCCTCTTCCTGGGCACCGCCCTGGTGGCCACCAGCGTGGGCATCACCGCCCGCGTGCTCCAGGAGCTTGGGGTGCTTTCCCGCCCCTACGCCCGCATCATCCTGGGGGCAGCGGTGATTGACGACGTTCTAGGCCTCATCGTTCTGGCGGTGGTGAACGGGGTGGCCAAGACCGGGCAGGTGGAAACGGGGGCCATCCTAGAACTCATCCTCCTCTCCGTCCTTTTCGTGGGGGCTGCCATCCTCCTCTCCACCCTCTTCGTCCGGCTCCCCCTGGAGCGCCTGCCGGTGGGAAGCCCCTTGGGCTTCGCCCTGGCCCTCGGGGTGGGCATGGCCGCCCTGGCCGCCAGCATCGGCCTGGCCCCCATTGTGGGGGCCTTCCTGGGGGGGATGCTCCTTTCCGAGGTTCGGGAGAAGTACCGCCTGGAGGAGCCCATCTTCGCCGTGGAAAGCTTCCTCGCCCCCCTCTTCTTCGCCATGGTGGGGGTGCGGCTGGAGCTTTCCGCCCTCTTCTCCCCCGCCGTTTTGGTGGCGGGAAGCGTGGTCACGGTCATCGCCATCCTGGGCAAGGTTCTCGGGGGGTTCCTGGGGGCCCTCACCCAGGGGGTCCGGAGCGCCCTCACCGTGGGGGTGGGCATGGCCCCCCGGGGGGAGGTGGGCCTCATCGTGGCCGCCTTGGGCCTGGCAGCGGGAGCGGTGAACGAGGAGGAGTACGCCATCGTGCTCTTCATGGTGGTCTTCACCACCCTCTTCGCCCCCTTCGCCCTGAAGCCCCTCATCGCCTGGACGGAGCGGGGGCTCCGCCAGGCTAAGGAATAGCCTGGTAGGCGGCGTAGGCGGAAAGGACCTGGCCCAGGTACTCCCGGGGCTCGTCCCGCTCCTGGAAGCGGAGGAAGGCCCAAAGGTTGCCCTCCCGGGCGATGCCCCGGGCGGTGTAGCCGATGCCCCCGTTGTAGGCGGTGAGGACGCAGACGAGCCCTTCCCTGTCCTTTAGGCCCAAAGCCTCGCACCGTTCCCCAAGCCAGCGCAGGTAACGGGCGGCGTAGCGGATGGCGCTTTCCGGGTCAAAGGGGTCGGCGGGGGGCTCCCCGAGCATCCGGGCCACGTCCGCCCAGGTGCTCCGTAGAAACTGGGCCAGGCCCAGGGCCCCCGTGGGGCTCACCGCCCGGGGGTCAAAGCGGCTTTCCACGTGGAGGAGGGCGAAAAGTAGGTTGGGGTCCAATCCCTCCCTCTGGGCGTAGGCCTCCACCCAGTCCCGGTAGGCCCGGGGGTAGGCCAAGGCGGTGGGCCAGGCGGCGCGGATCCCCTCCCGGTACATCCCGAGGCGGTAGAAGAGGGGAACGAGCTCGGGCCAGGCCTCGGGCCGTTGCCAAAGGAGGTAGCGGGCCTCCCCCCGGGCCCAGGCCTCCCGGCCCCCCATGAGGAGGGCCTCCACCCGGGAGGCCTCCGGCACGGGGGGCGCAGGGGGTGGAGGAGGGGGCGGGCTTGGGCGCTTGCCCAAGAGGAGCCCCAAGCCCCCTTGGAGAAGGGCCAAGGCCGCCTCCTGCACCCCCACGTCCCCCAGGGTTCCCGCGAGGAAATAGGCCCGCAGGGCGGCGTCGTCGGCGTAGGGGCTTTCCGTGCGGGCAAGCTTTAGGTAGCGGACAAGGGCCTCCCCCTTGCGCCCAAGCCGCTCCAGGAGGGCCGTGGCCCGCCAAAGGCCCTCAGGGGTGCTCTCCTCATAGAGGGCCAAGGCCTCCTCCACCCGGCCCATTTCCTCCAGAACCCTTCCCTGGGCGTACCGGGCCTCCGGGTGGGGATAGCGGGAAAAGGCCTCTAAAGCCTCTTCCCGCCGCCCCAGGCGCCAAA carries:
- a CDS encoding Hsp20/alpha crystallin family protein, translating into MLEKLWPFGKNRVRKAFEEALEKAFQETEVLEPLSELEEHEDHYLLRVEVPGLGPENLEVRLEGDQLVVEGEKREEKRTKHLAEIVYGRIYRAYLLPKDAKKEGIEARLRKGVLEVRIPREKRPAEPPVKIPVKEA
- a CDS encoding DUF1931 family protein produces the protein MLMKVAEFEKLFRLAAGLDVDKNDLKRLSDFLRNKLYDLLVVAERNAKYNGRDIIFEPDLPVTKGLQETLRAFRQMDTQLELKPVLDALAALPPLDLAVSEDVQNLLPELAGALVVAYARVLKELDPALKNPETSHHERAERVFNLLL
- a CDS encoding phosphate-starvation-inducible PsiE family protein gives rise to the protein MQEALLALYRRATRLVFNLVVVALLVGLFVGVGRTFLELGLTLSEPTVRLGLKELVTNVLSLIIVLELVRVFVEYFEFERVRLEVLLEIGVALALRELLLLLFAEKIGGLDLFLWALGILALVAGRTLAVQFSPRRAR
- a CDS encoding cation:proton antiporter regulatory subunit, which gives rise to MKVEEVVLPGVGRKFTVTVGSGDRLVIVVHHSGKRELQYFEAGEEDEPTATLDLTDEEARELGAILAGVLFHPEAVGDTQSKLGAKVIEWIKVLPGSKLAGRKVGELPLPPGAHLLAVDRPGAPLIPNPDPEVMLEVGDTLVVAGSREAVEALKRSL
- a CDS encoding cation:proton antiporter, which gives rise to MHPSVEAFALAAGLLALGAALVHRFGFPPLPVYLLTGLAVGEGLPVEELEPLPSLGLLLLLFSVGLEFGPDRLRELSGKATRAGLYDALALPLGFLLGLLAGLDLRGAALLAGVIYISSSAVIVKLIIDLRRAANPESEVVLGVLVLEDLVVAFLLALLGGHGAAGFLGGIALATLYLLFARYLGPRLVRFMEGLSDELVLLLGAAFTAGTALLFHAVGASEGVGAFLSGVIAAGLGLRERLEHLFGPVRDLGVALFFLVVGAEALKLLKGLSPLAVGLVVLGLFLKLPLNHLGGAQAGLGRKRRLYSALYLVPRGEFNLVLGSLALAQGYPLVAQVAVLLVLLSIPLGALLIRYAPELGERLYPRAPRPRRVSS
- a CDS encoding SDH family Clp fold serine proteinase; protein product: MDIFFQLFWLFFILSALSPYFQQQMLLGARARKIAELERKRGSRVITLIHRQEAVSFLGIPISRFINIDDSEQVLRAIRLTDKNMPIDLILHTPGGLVLAAEQIAEALLRHPAKVTVFVPHYAMSGGTLIALAADEIVMDENAVLGPVDPQLGQYPAASVLKVLEKKPLSEIDDQTLILADIAEKALKQVKATVKNLLLKHMPEEKAEEVAHLLSQGTWTHDYPIDVAQARGLGLNVSTDMPLEVYELMDLYPQAQGGKPSVQYVPLPYRQEPKAGRS
- a CDS encoding rhomboid family intramembrane serine protease; its protein translation is MFPLYDLNQARRPALVVKGLVLANALVFLWQLSVGLEESAYALGFIPARFFADPLGEGYHLLTSMFLHGSFFHILSNMWFLWVFGDNVEDRMGHGRFLLFYLLGGVAAALAQGLLTPFSPVPMIGASGAVSAVLGAYYALFPRAYVVSLVLFIFPLFVTFPAGFYLGYWAFLQLIQGLLGLPGVAWWAHLGGFLYGVLLAPRLARRWRRW
- a CDS encoding HPP family protein, producing the protein MKVAELMTPSPDTIGPEATLEEAARRILEKRYGSLPVVDREGYLLGLLQVEELLPRPENIPFSDVEALQLFGEWVDESFLEDIYRRYQKTPVKAVMRTDIPRVHPEDPAGKALGVLLTTEVRHLPVVDRENKVVGILTRSDFLKLFLRRG
- a CDS encoding cation:proton antiporter, whose translation is MHGAGHLLEVFYLLLAAQVMAFLFRRLNQPVVIGEVLAGVLVGPSLLGLVHEGEILEFLAELGAIFLLFMVGLETRLRDILAVGKEAFLVAVLGVAFPFVGGYLFGLQIGFATLPSLFLGTALVATSVGITARVLQELGVLSRPYARIILGAAVIDDVLGLIVLAVVNGVAKTGQVETGAILELILLSVLFVGAAILLSTLFVRLPLERLPVGSPLGFALALGVGMAALAASIGLAPIVGAFLGGMLLSEVREKYRLEEPIFAVESFLAPLFFAMVGVRLELSALFSPAVLVAGSVVTVIAILGKVLGGFLGALTQGVRSALTVGVGMAPRGEVGLIVAALGLAAGAVNEEEYAIVLFMVVFTTLFAPFALKPLIAWTERGLRQAKE
- a CDS encoding transglycosylase SLT domain-containing protein, encoding MRWLALFFLLAACQAQGLPPDYARLERGSLAELRQVALAGEGYARMLAGWQLVEREEVPLAERAEYAWRYALFLEGVRAFEPGWEAKAAWRVAAPLLEAARDPRAFSAWERLLPEEEAVAALLRLGEGERLWEALFRGRAYEALLQVLPPGARPDLRAQALYRLGRYREALPHYRAWAEAEPRGLLGLGYALWRLGRREEALEAFSRYPHPEARYAQGRVLEEMGRVEEALALYEESTPEGLWRATALLERLGRKGEALVRYLKLARTESPYADDAALRAYFLAGTLGDVGVQEAALALLQGGLGLLLGKRPSPPPPPPPAPPVPEASRVEALLMGGREAWARGEARYLLWQRPEAWPELVPLFYRLGMYREGIRAAWPTALAYPRAYRDWVEAYAQREGLDPNLLFALLHVESRFDPRAVSPTGALGLAQFLRSTWADVARMLGEPPADPFDPESAIRYAARYLRWLGERCEALGLKDREGLVCVLTAYNGGIGYTARGIAREGNLWAFLRFQERDEPREYLGQVLSAYAAYQAIP